The following nucleotide sequence is from Myxococcota bacterium.
GACGGGTACCTTACTCGCTCGGCGTGAAGTAAGCTCCGACGCGCCCTCCCGCGCGAGGAGAAGATGAAGGTTCCCGGTCTGTCGCTGTATCACTTCGACGGCTGCCCCTACTGCGATCGGGTGCGCTCGGCCATGGCGCGGCTGTCGCTCGAGATCGAGCTGCGCGACATCCACAAAGAGGCCAAGTACCGCGAGGAGCTCGTCGCCGCCACCGGCCGCCAGACCGTGCCCTGCCTGCGCATCGAGGGCTCGGCCAAGCCGCGCTGGATGCACGAGTCCGCCGACATCGTGCGCTACCTCGAGACGGAGGTGGCGGGGAAGGGCTGAGGCCCGCGCCCCCGCCCACCGCGTGCTCGAGTCACCCGCGCGCGTCCAGTTCGAGCGGATCGCGGCGCTCGACGATCCGCGCATCGACCTGGCCGAGGCCGCGCTCTGGATCGCCGCCGAGGAGTACCCGGAGCTCGACGTCGCGGCACAGCTCGCGAAGCTCGACGCGCTCGCGGCCGCGGCCATGTCGCGAGTGACTCGCGGCGCGGACGCGCTGGAGCGGGTGGAGCGTCTGAACGACTTCCTGTACCGCGAGTCGGGCTTCTCCGGCAACCGCGCCGACTACTACGACGCGCGCAACAGCTTCCTGAACGACGTGCTCGAACGGCGCACCGGCATTCCGATCACCTTGGCGATCGTCTGGATCTCGGTCGCCGAGAGACTCGGCTTGGCGGCGCACGGGATCGGCTTCCCGGG
It contains:
- a CDS encoding glutathione S-transferase N-terminal domain-containing protein; protein product: MKVPGLSLYHFDGCPYCDRVRSAMARLSLEIELRDIHKEAKYREELVAATGRQTVPCLRIEGSAKPRWMHESADIVRYLETEVAGKG
- a CDS encoding transglutaminase-like domain-containing protein — protein: MLESPARVQFERIAALDDPRIDLAEAALWIAAEEYPELDVAAQLAKLDALAAAAMSRVTRGADALERVERLNDFLYRESGFSGNRADYYDARNSFLNDVLERRTGIPITLAIVWISVAERLGLAAHGIGFPG